A window of the Hevea brasiliensis isolate MT/VB/25A 57/8 chromosome 6, ASM3005281v1, whole genome shotgun sequence genome harbors these coding sequences:
- the LOC110653947 gene encoding photosystem II stability/assembly factor HCF136, chloroplastic, with protein sequence MASSTTMASSTSAFTTKILCFKRPQFHHQPRLAHSPRASLHHRHHHHFFSRRHFLSQTATISLPLLAPLIQQPVNAEETLSEWERVSLPIDPGVVLLDIAFVPNDMNHGFLLGTRQTILETKDGGNTWFSRSIPSAEDEDFNYRFNSISFKGKEGWIVGKPAILLYTSDAGETWQRIPLSAQLPGDMVYIKATGEKSAEMVTDQGAIYVTSNGGYNWRAAVQETVSATLNRTVSSGISGASYYTGTFNTVNRSPDGNYVAVSSRGNFYLTWEPGQPFWQPHNRAVARRIQNMGWRADGGLWLLVRGGGLYLSKGSGITEDFEEIPVQSRGFGILDVGYRSKDEAWAAGGSGILLRTTNGGKTWTRDKAADNIAANLYSVKFIDDKKGFVLGNDGVLLRYLG encoded by the exons ATGGCCTCTTCAACCACAATGGCCTCTTCAACCTCCGCATTCACAACCAAGATTCTTTGCTTTAAGAGACCACAGTTCCATCATCAACCTCGCTTAGCGCACAGTCCCAGGGCCTCTCTccaccaccgccaccaccaccacttctTCAGTCGCAGACATTTCTTATCCCAAACAGCCACTATTTCACTTCCCTTACTAGCTCCTCTAATCCAACAACCGGTAAACGCTGAAGAGACCCTTTCCGAGTGGGAGAGAGTCTCCCTCCCCATCGACCCTGGAGTCGTCCTCCTGGATATCGCCTTCGTCCCCAATGATATGAACCATG GTTTCCTGCTGGGGACCAGACAAACTATTTTGGAGACTAAAGATGGTGGAAATACTTGGTTTTCACGTTCAATACCGTCAGCTGAAGATGAGGATTTCAACTACAGATTCAATTCCATTAGCTTCAAAGGAAAAGAGGGATGGATTGTTGGGAAACCAGCAATTTTGTTGTACACCTCCGACGCTGGAGAAACCTGGCAGAGGATACCTCTCAGTGCTCAACTTCCTGGAGATATG GTATATATAAAAGCAACTGGAGAAAAAAGTGCAGAGATGGTGACTGACCAAGGTGCAATATATGTCACATCAAATGGGGGTTATAATTGGAGGGCTGCAGTTCAGGAGACGGTTTCGGCAACCCTTAATAG AACAGTTTCTAGTGGTATTAGTGGTGCAAGTTACTATACTGGAACTTTTAACACAGTCAATCGCTCTCCTGATGGAAACTATGTTGCTGTCTCAAGCCGTGGTAACTTCTATTTGACATGGGAACCTGGACAA CCATTTTGGCAGCCGCATAACAgagcagttgcaagaagaattcaAAACATGGGATGGAGAGCTGATGGTGGTCTTTGGCTTCTTGTCCGTGGAGGGGGGCTTTATCTCAGTAAAGGCTCAGGA ATAACAGAGGATTTTGAAGAAATTCCAGTACAAAGTCGGGGTTTTGGCATTCTCGATGTTGGGTACCGTTCAAAG GATGAGGCTTGGGCAGCAGGTGGCAGTGGAATTCTATTAAGAACCACCAATGGTGGTAAAACATGGACTCGTGACAAAGCAGCTGACAATATTGCTGCAAATCTCTATTCAGTGAA GTTTATTGACGATAAAAAGGGATTTGTGCTAGGAAACGACGGAGTTTTGCTTCGGTATCTTGGATAG